Within the Halorhabdus rudnickae genome, the region CGTTGGAGGCAATGGCAGTGCTCGTCGCCTCCGCTCGGAGATCTGTCGTTCCGTGATCGTCTCTGTCCTCATCCGTACTCTGGTGCCGGAAGGTACTCTGGAAGTACCCACCGGTGAGGATCCCAGAGACGACCGGTGCGTTCGGCCGCAGGTACTTGCTCCCCTGCTCGTCTTCTCCATCGTCGTCCAGCCGACCGTACGATGGCGAAGGGAACAGAGGCTGACTGTCGCCATCGGGAGCGACGAGATCGCCTCTCAGTACGGTAGTGTGTGCATCCTGAATGGCACGAATCCGTTCCGGATCGACGCATGGCTCCTCTTGGATGAACTTCCGCTTATTCCCCGGTGTGTACGTGGCCACGTAGTGGAATTGGAGATCGCCTTTTAGCGGACTGATGGGGTTATTTGCGACGTCGTCGAGTACGTCGACGATCGTCCCGTTGTTGTCCGCGGCGTCCATGGCCAACCCGTACAGTGCGAGTGCTTGCTCAACCGTCGGTTCGGGGACGTATGGGACGTAATACGCCTGCGTATCACCACCGAGGACCTGTACGAAGTTCCCCAGCAGTGGCACGGCTGAGGACACGGCAAACGCGGCCTCAGCAGTGAGCGGGCGTTGCTGCCAACTCTCGTCGACCACAAGATTCGGGAACTTCTCAGCCATTTTCCCCTTGTACCGCTCAAGCGGGGAATCACTCAATCCGAACACTTCACCGGTATCTCCGGTGATGTATCCCCGACCATTGCCAGACGCGTCTTTGGCCGCCGAATACGCCCGCATCCGCTTCTCGACCCACCTGTGGAGCATCGCCTCGTTCAGCACCTCCACTTCGCCTGGATAGACGTATCCGTCGGTGTCCGGGAGCTTCAGGCGAGCGGAGAGGACGCCGTTGATCTCATCACCGAACGTTTCGCGAACGGCGTCTACGACTTCGTCTTCGATGATGTCCATCAAGTGGCCGTCTTCCCCGACCTTTTTGAGTTCTTCAAGAATCCACCCGTCACCGTGGTCATCGGCCACGTCCGCAACAGCATCAGACGCAGCCCATCGCTCGAATGACTGTTTAGCGTATTTCTTACATTTCTCTTTCTTCTCATCGGTCGTCAGAGATAGACCCGATACGTCGTGCGCTAAAGACATATTGTGGCCGGCTGCACGACTGTCTTGTCGACTAAATCCGACACGGAGCATTTTCTCGCGGTCAAGCGACTCGGCGACAAACGGTGACTCGTCGTCGTCCGGTCGCCCGTCCAACTCGCCGGCTTTGCCGAAGGTCGGCTCGTCTCCAGTGAGGTCGACGAGAATACTGAGGAGCCCGACTTCCTGCTCGTAGTAGTCCGTGCGGGACTCGTGGGTCATCCGCTCGATGTACTGGTCGTCGATCGGTACATCGTACTCCTTTGCTGTATTCAGCGCGTGGAGCTTCCCGTAGAGGTACGCCACATCGTACAGCGATGCGATCGGACGATCGAGGAGAAGATTCTCAATATCGTCCGCGTCCTCATTGGCGTCGAGAGCTATGTCACTCATCGTTCTCCCGTCGATGATTGAGTGGCCCGAGACCGACCGGCGTCCGGTGGCCGATACCACCGTCCAAGGCGATCTCCTTGAGAACGTAGGCAAGCGGGCATGTCATCTCGAACTCAGCGAGCGAAAGCATTCTCACCCTCCAGTGCCGTGTCACCGGGTTCCGTCTTGTCGACGATGTTGCAGAACCCGAACCCGAGCGAATTGCGCTCGCCGATACCCACATCAAGCAGTAGATTCAGGTGGCGTCGATGGTCGTCGTCCCGAACGGTGTACTCGAAACGCCACTTGCTCAACACCCACGTCTCGGTCTCGCCGGTCGTCGGCGTGACCGGAATCGCAAAGGTCTTGATGAGTTCGTAGCCGTCGAACAGCTCGCCGTCGACCTCGCTCGGACCGGGCAAATAGTCCGGACAGAACAGGTCGTGTTTCCTGTCCAGGTTCGCCTCGATCTGGTTGCGGAACGGTTCCATCGAGTGTTCCGGGCGCCAGAACTCAGCCTCGTCGTGGTCCGTCTCGATCCCGTACTCGTCGAAACGCCAGGGCGGGATCCGAACCAACACGCCGGTTCCAGTCGAAATGGTCCCGCTCGTTCCGGGTTCGCCGACATCCGGCGAGACCGGCGTGATCTGCTCGACGGTGAACGGCATCTCACCGATGTTCAACTCGCGGTCGTCCTTCAGATCGGCGGCGACGTGGGCCAGCAGATCCTCGTACGGCGAGGCGACGAGGAGCGTTCGCTCGTCGCCCTCCTCCATGTCGCCCGGCGGGAAGGGGTTCGAGTACGTGAACGCCTTCGGGCGGTTCTCGTCGTGGCTGGCCTCGTAGTCCGTCCCGTCGAGGGCTCCCCAGAGCCGCCCGCGGAGCTTGTGGTGATACGCGTTGTCGTATGCTGCGCCGGTTCGTGCCCGCAAGCGGACGAGTACACGCATCCAGCGTCACCTCACCTCTCGCCGTTCAGTTGTTCGCATTGCGCCATCGAAATCATACGGCTCTCTAATAAGGTTCATCCTACCAAGGTGAAAGTAAAGCCCACAAGGGGCCATCTGAAACATGCCCCAACGTCCTCTCCACCAGCAAGCACTACACGCGCGTCGATCCACTGGATCGGAACGATACCCCGACGAACTACCGGATCACGGTCTCGACAAGGATGGGACTGCCGTGATCATGCCGGCGAACGCGCCCGACGTGGATGCATTGGTGACCGACGACTTCCGGAACCTGGTACGGATCCGCGCACTGCCTGAAGACATTCAGTTGGTCCCGAGACCGTGACTGTTACTCTTGATCGGTATCACAGCCCCCTATCGAAACCGGGAGCCGAACAGTTGCGAGCAAGCTCTCCGGGAGACGCTCTGATTGGTCTTCTACGGGAAGGCTAGGCTGATACAGACTCTACCAGCTGGGAAAGCGATCATCGGAGCCAGAAAATCCAGACTGGAGTCGATCTACCATTGAGATCATATATTTGACTAGTTTTTTAATGCTTTGATTGGCAGTTCTCCACATTATCCGGCTGGAACCCCCTCTGGAAGCCGAACCCGTTCACGGACTGAACGGATTCGACCGTCAAGACCCCCTATTTGACCGGCGAAGGAACGACCCGATCACCGGCTATAAGCACTGAAAAATACGAAAACGGCATAATTACGAATCGTGCAGAAGGTGAGTGGGTCCGGGCGGATTTGAACCTCGGTCGCTCCCGTTCGTTCGCTATCGCTCACTCACCTTCCGCTCCCTGCTTCCAATCCGCCGGCCGCTCCGCATACGCGGCGCTCGCAAGTGAGCGCCGCGAAAACTCAGTGGGTCCGGGCGGATTTGAACCACGCCCTGACGTGCTCGCTTCGCTGCGCGCGTCACGTCTGCTTCAAATCCTCGTCACCCACACAGACGGCGCTGGCTCCTCGTTTCACTCGTCGCAGTCGCCGTCAGAAGTGGGTCCGGGCGGATTTGAACCACCGACCTCGGCCTTGTAAAGGCCACGTCATAACCAACCTAGACCACGGACCCGACACCACCAATTTCCCACCAG harbors:
- a CDS encoding TM1802 family CRISPR-associated protein; the encoded protein is MSDIALDANEDADDIENLLLDRPIASLYDVAYLYGKLHALNTAKEYDVPIDDQYIERMTHESRTDYYEQEVGLLSILVDLTGDEPTFGKAGELDGRPDDDESPFVAESLDREKMLRVGFSRQDSRAAGHNMSLAHDVSGLSLTTDEKKEKCKKYAKQSFERWAASDAVADVADDHGDGWILEELKKVGEDGHLMDIIEDEVVDAVRETFGDEINGVLSARLKLPDTDGYVYPGEVEVLNEAMLHRWVEKRMRAYSAAKDASGNGRGYITGDTGEVFGLSDSPLERYKGKMAEKFPNLVVDESWQQRPLTAEAAFAVSSAVPLLGNFVQVLGGDTQAYYVPYVPEPTVEQALALYGLAMDAADNNGTIVDVLDDVANNPISPLKGDLQFHYVATYTPGNKRKFIQEEPCVDPERIRAIQDAHTTVLRGDLVAPDGDSQPLFPSPSYGRLDDDGEDEQGSKYLRPNAPVVSGILTGGYFQSTFRHQSTDEDRDDHGTTDLRAEATSTAIASNGQFDPDWLLAQYVPRLISDQRSAFEDGDELPESLLTRQYVQMQALARADVLGDPSSDDPRTIPASTEAMSDKTEFSDRDDRLEQFIDSHPALDEDEERRAAFLLGALVGRVAAYQSQSGISRTVIRQHPIDAMTRRRISTTLAKVLEKNAHYSDDDEKAGMLMNDRYISRLNDIVNRRPPQEWSLSTDDLRMHYGLGLTYGKNDTTLDDADEEESEAPAAEAQTDD
- the cas6 gene encoding CRISPR-associated endoribonuclease Cas6 yields the protein MRVLVRLRARTGAAYDNAYHHKLRGRLWGALDGTDYEASHDENRPKAFTYSNPFPPGDMEEGDERTLLVASPYEDLLAHVAADLKDDRELNIGEMPFTVEQITPVSPDVGEPGTSGTISTGTGVLVRIPPWRFDEYGIETDHDEAEFWRPEHSMEPFRNQIEANLDRKHDLFCPDYLPGPSEVDGELFDGYELIKTFAIPVTPTTGETETWVLSKWRFEYTVRDDDHRRHLNLLLDVGIGERNSLGFGFCNIVDKTEPGDTALEGENAFAR